From Plasmodium knowlesi strain H genome assembly, chromosome: 6, one genomic window encodes:
- a CDS encoding methionine--tRNA ligase, putative, protein MILYPHKYLPNTVKCMLAAHIYSFPVELSDDFFYTRSFDIEKSLVVNKKPLLVYENNYVSSTKAICFLFHRLRNAESKKCVDKKLQMYMSWVEWSDMLEKHIEVLNKKKIIDSLDELESYLKENQNKNFICSCEQDSQGDGNDKITLADIFVYISLTHCNIEICGESWIHINEYIQKINQLEYVQKILKDVEHIYKYKNIYNLFISKIHEKNINSYLKKEKFYITTAINYVNGDPHIGHAYEIVLADAIARYHKNIGRRVFFTTGADEHGMKIANQAARNNLTPQELCDQNVLKFKELNKLLHVDEDYYVRTTCDKHKKIAQEIWTKCEQNEDIYLGEYEGWYNVREETYVPENEAKLMNYRDPLNNIKLEKMKESSYFFKMSKYQERLINYIHENPHFIQPEQKRNEILQRLKEPLADLSCSRTKFSWGIPVPSDNKHVMYVWMDALINYYSSCFIMDGKEDYWPADVHLIGKDIVWFHTVIFPSILMSVNVDLPKSVFCHGFVLAGDGKKMSKSLGNVINPFEIIETYGSDAFRFHVIKETKRGFDMRFDIDNLVDMCNSDLADTIGNLVQRTLSLCQLSNESKIPPLFEEYNIDLPFSLLHFINSVEFHMKTYCVQVCCEKTVNVCKDLNKFLTELAPWKYKNEEQNKKLHIIRIMMEAIYLIAHYLDIFIPSIASQIFKKLNTPKKSIVDLNPWLNNLQEGAQINNDNILFKKFEVESAQIKIQKVVMRVCKIVNIVKQEENQKACTIFEIEVDDNEKHLAVLYLPTPPNCINTFTVAIMNIKPITINNITVNAIIPHVNKEVFTFAKETNMQTGTLIKAKNYKTLVKQRDNLTKKEVNTLDLSIINGHCFFEKNVPLVFASSEDMPFYHSTQSSGPLKFF, encoded by the coding sequence ATGATTTTATACCCCCACAAGTATTTGCCGAATACGGTAAAATGCATGCTGGCGGCGCATATTTACAGTTTCCCTGTGGAACTGTCCGATGATTTTTTCTACACAAGGAGCTTTGACATAGAGAAAAGTCTTGTGGTGAATAAGAAGCCTCTACTGGtttatgaaaataattacgTGAGTTCAACGAAGGCTATATGTTTTCTATTCCATCGTTTGCGCAATGCGGAAAGTAAGAAATGTGTGGACAAGAAACTACAGATGTACATGTCGTGGGTAGAGTGGAGTGACATGTTGGAGAAGCACATCGAAGTgttaaataagaaaaaaataattgataGTTTAGATGAGTTGGAAAgttatttaaaagaaaaccaaaataaaaatttcataTGCAGCTGTGAACAAGACTCTCAAGGGGATGGTAACGACAAAATAACCTTGGcagatatttttgtttacatTTCGCTGACCCACTGTAATATTGAAATATGTGGGGAAAGTTGGATACATATAAACGAatacatacaaaaaataaatcaattGGAGTATGtgcagaaaattttaaaggatGTAGaacatatttataaatataaaaatatttataatttatttatttcaaaaattcatgaaaagaatataaactcttatttgaagaaggagaaattttACATAACTACAGCCATTAACTATGTGAATGGAGACCCCCATATTGGACATGCTTACGAAATAGTACTGGCAGACGCCATTGCTAGGTATCACAAGAATATAGGGAGGAGGGTATTCTTCACCACAGGTGCTGATGAGCACGGAATGAAAATTGCAAATCAGGCAGCAAGAAATAATCTTACTCCACAGGAATTATGCGATCAAAATGTACTTAAGTTTAAGGAGTTAAACAAATTACTCCATGTGGATGAGGATTACTACGTGAGAACTACTTGTGAtaagcataaaaaaattgcgcaaGAAATTTGGACGAAGTGTGAGCAGAACGAAGATATTTATCTGGGTGAATATGAAGGATGGTACAACGTTCGTGAGGAGACATACGTACCTGAGAACGAAGCGAAGTTAATGAATTATAGAGACCCACTGAATAATAttaagttggaaaaaatgaaagaatcatcctacttttttaaaatgtcgAAATATCAAGAAAGGTTAATTAACTATATACATGAGAATCCACATTTTATTCAACCGgaacagaaaaggaatgaaattTTGCAGAGACTGAAAGAACCCTTGGCTGATTTGTCCTGTAGCAGAACGAAATTTTCGTGGGGAATTCCTGTCCCAAGTGATAACAAGCATGTTATGTATGTATGGATGGATGCTCTCATAAATTATTATTCTAGTTGCTTCATCATGGATGGGAAGGAAGATTATTGGCCTGCTGATGTTCACCTCATCGGCAAGGACATCGTGTGGTTTCACACAGTTATCTTTCCCTCCATTCTCATGTCAGTAAATGTGGACCTACCGAAGAGTGTATTTTGCCATGGATTTGTTCTAGCTggggatgggaaaaaaatgtccaaaTCGTTAGGCAATGTGATAAATCCTTTTGAAATTATAGAAACTTATGGATCGGATGCTTTTCGCTTCCACGTTATTAAGGAGACCAAGAGAGGATTCGACATGCGCTTCGACATTGATAATCTGGTCGATATGTGTAACTCCGACTTAGCCGACACGATTGGAAATTTGGTCCAGAGGACCTTATCCCTCTGCCAGCTATCAAATGAGTCGAAAATTCCTCCGCTGTTTGAGGAGTACAACATCGACTTGCCCTTCAGCCTCCTCCACTTTATTAACAGCGTGGAGTTCCACATGAAGACTTATTGCGTCCAAGTGTGTTGTGAAAAAACAGTAAACGTGTGCAAagatttaaataaatttctcaCCGAGTTGGCTCCatggaaatacaaaaatgaagaacagaataaaaaattacacatcATTAGGATTATGATGGAGGCCATTTATTTAATTGCCCATTATTtggatatttttattccatccaTTGCTTcacaaattttcaaaaaattaaacacccctaagaagaGTATCGTTGATTTAAATCCCTGGTTGAATAACCTCCAAGAAGGAGCACAAATTAATAAcgataatattttatttaaaaaattcgagGTGGAAAGTGCGCAAATCAAAATTCAGAAGGTCGTCATGCGTGTGtgtaaaattgtaaatattgTAAAGCAGGAGGAAAATCAAAAAGCATGCACCATTTTTGAAATTGAGGTCGATGATAATGAGAAGCACCTAGCTGTTTTGTATCTTCCCACACCCCCCAACTGTATCAACACGTTCACCGTTGCGATTATGAATATAAAGCCCATCACCATTAACAACATCACCGTTAATGCTATTATTCCGCATGTCAATAAGGAAGTGTTTACCTTTGCGAAGGAGACGAATATGCAGACGGGGACATTAATTAAAGCAAAGAATTATAAAACGCTGGTAAAGCAGCGGGATAATTTAACCAAAAAGGAAGTGAATACTTTGGATCTCTCCATTATTAATGGCCACTgtttttttgagaaaaacGTGCCCTTGGTTTTCGCCTCATCGGAGGATATGCCGTTTTACCACTCCACGCAGAGCAGCGGGCCCCTCAAGTTTTTTTGA
- a CDS encoding U2 snRNA/tRNA pseudouridine synthase, putative has protein sequence MTDTREENFPFAKNHGIDYLFRKNLHSMGGIEGKIKTIYEDFHVHEITKSNNILHLDQLIHREKINQIILQNEEDERENLIRSISKTELHLDVIAKYVNKNNVKTFQQFLTLLHDIYMLKMKSQAGELPGEATRDLLKKVSIPYCLFTHLDEMPASGESHLNENGDATRGEESLCSDDLRTERNKAARRNIHNVIKQYYPFLLTETKNLSQTESVLFHGNILQGNENRDNNSVEFIKEEKADIHISAIQIYPSFNCLKTILPQDIFNKLKGNAKKSRFSQNDELENVICQKLDQMEEKEKIKKLPEQFRQFYREENSPEESNIAKGFSENKRRKIQCDTFSHSSDGNCTGGVNKKGQGEQHVEVHVETHVETHVEAEGRVTTANLHDDSTLDISKNRAQCADPPKETTTTYDEEGIPPYGHVSPSSVNKRRDTVNTDCKEINHEEESENSEGENFLDKLNHHRKRKSEQKKGKKYLHFNLYKENKDICEVLHKIKINLKKKNGDISYCGIKDKRGITVQRFCIHKAKKFDLFKLIMGGDSDSRDRGGDKSGGRGGSSPWCNNVFVSNLSYRKKKLSLGDLKGNFFKVLIRGVEDTSEEKFCALANNFKKTGFVNYFGHQRFGSKKIKNYEIGICILKKNYKLALFHVIENTGLEFSKKSRLIEYLNELDGTNRMEEKGETTNRMEEKGETTNRMEDKGETTNRMEEKGEVPILTRTNDKSHARKDEKDYRAEADATPQIDENAAVPPSSSEKKTFFKKKKEKKMNGTTSHTNAKEEQNKIPKEISEIINSIPSHSHVEKTILFSLKNDNKFKNAFMNLSKDIFSLFIHSAQSLIFNILADIRMNKYGFGVVVGDLVESNPRNEQVVSSDDCTENDEDESGSDEAVYETNVTLVTNENISKYDIYDVVLPLPGDKNFLFPPNLIEEYKSVLSSLHLSLDDFRSEKNFFSAPGGYRKVVVKPCHFKSLFIKSDAAGEGKIPFIRSDLCRLMEQEGAAANGATNSVANPAAITRIPDEIHTHITFVQSDAYHEHLIKEVPNYRTTASVFLTCSLPKSSYITVALLEVLNS, from the coding sequence ATGACCGATACACGTGAAGAGAATTTTCCCTTCGCCAAAAACCATGGCATCGATTACCTATTTAGAAAAAACCTCCACAGTATGGGCGGTAtcgaagggaaaataaaaaccatCTATGAAGATTTCCATGTGCACGAAATTACGAAAAGTAACAACATTTTGCATTTGGATCAGCTCATacatagagaaaaaattaaccaaaTTATTCTCCAGAATGAGGAAGACGAGAGGGAGAATCTTATCAGGAGTATCTCCAAAACGGAGTTACACCTGGATGTGATAGCCAAGTAcgtaaacaaaaataatgtgaAAACGTTTCAGCAATTTCTTACCTTGTTACacgacatatatatgttaaagATGAAGAGTCAGGCGGGTGAGTTACCGGGGGAGGCAACAAGAGATCTCTTGAAGAAAGTATCCATTCCATACTGTCTCTTTACACACCTGGACGAGATGCCTGCTTCTGGTGAGTCccatttaaatgaaaatgggGATGCCACGCGAGGTGAAGAATCCCTCTGTAGCGATGACCTGCGCACAGAGAGAAACAAAGCTGCGAGAAGAAATATCCACAACGTTATAAAGCAGTATTACCCATTTCTCCTGACGGAGACGAAAAATTTGTCACAGACTGAAAGTGTCCTTTTCCATGGAAATATACTacaaggaaatgaaaacCGTGATAACAACAGTGTTGAATttattaaagaagaaaaggccGATATACACATCAGTGCCATACAAATTTATCCATCCTTTAATTGTCTGAAAACTATTCTACCACAAGATATAtttaacaaattaaaaggaaaTGCGAAGAAATCTCGGTTCAGCCAAAACGATGAACTGGAAAATGTTATCTGTCAAAAGTTGgaccaaatggaagaaaaggaaaaaatcaaaaaattgcctgaacagttcaggCAGTTTTATCGAGAAGAAAATTCCCCGGAGGAGTCTAACATTGCTAAGGGATTTTCCGAAaataagagaaggaaaattcaGTGCGATACTTTTTCCCACAGTTCCGATGGCAACTGCACAGGGGGGGTGAATAAGAAGGGGCAAGGGGAACAGCACGTCGAGGTACACGTCGAGACACACGTCGAGACACACGTCGAAGCGGAAGGAAGGGTTACTACTGCCAACCTTCATGATGATTCCACCCTTGACATTTCAAAGAACAGAGCACAGTGTGCGGACCCCCCAAAAGAGACCACTACAACGTATGATGAAGAGGGTATCCCTCCCTACGGACATGTTTCTCCTTCCAGtgttaataaaagaagagaCACGGTTAACACAGATTGTAAGGAGATTAACCACGAGGAAGAGTCGGAAAACTCTGAGGGGGAGAACTTCCTGGATAAGCTAAACCATcacaggaaaaggaaaagcgaacaaaaaaaaggaaaaaaatatctccACTTTAATCTatataaagaaaacaaaGACATATGTGAAGTGCtgcataaaataaaaataaacttaaaaaaaaaaaacggagatATATCATATTGTGGGATTAAGGACAAGAGGGGAATAACGGTGCAAAGGTTCTGCATTCACAAGGCAAAGAAGTTTGATTTGTTCAAGCTCATAATGGGGGGGGACAGTGACAGTCGGGATAGAGGCGGCGATAAAAGTGGTGGAAGGGGTGGCTCCTCCCCCTGGTGCAACAACGTCTTTGTATCCAACCTCAGttacaggaaaaagaaactcTCCCTGGGTGATTTAAAGGGAAACTTCTTCAAAGTGCTAATAAGGGGCGTGGAAGACACCTCGGAGGAAAAATTCTGCGCGCTCGCAAACAACTTCAAAAAGACAGGATTTGTAAACTACTTCGGCCACCAACGGTTTGGAagtaagaaaataaaaaattacgaaattGGCATTTGTATACTCAAGAAGAATTACAAGTTGGCGCTCTTCCACGTCATTGAGAATACCGGACTGGAGTTCTCCAAGAAGAGTCGCCTTATTGAGTACTTGAACGAGTTGGACGGAACAAACCggatggaagaaaaaggggaaacaaCAAACCggatggaagaaaaaggggaaacaaCAAACCGGATGGAAGACAAAGGGGAAACAACAAACCggatggaagaaaaaggggaggtCCCCATTCTGACCAGAACTAATGATAAGTCACATGCGCGGAAAGATGAGAAGGATTATCGGGCAGAAGCAGACGCAACCCCACAAATTGATGAGAACGCCGCTGTGCCTCCATCAagcagcgaaaaaaaaaccttctttaaaaaaaaaaaagaaaaaaaaatgaacggcACAACATCACACACAAACGCAAAAGAAGAGCAAAACAAAATTCCGAAAGAAATTTCCGAAATAATAAACTCCATTCCGAGTCACTCTCATGTAGAAAAAACTATCTTGTTCtccttaaaaaatgataacaaatttaaaaatgcctTCATGAATTTATCCAAGgatatattttccctctttatcCATTCTGCTCAAAGTCTCATATTCAATATCCTTGCGGATATTCGAATGAACAAGTATGGCTTTGGTGTCGTGGTAGGCGATCTTGTCGAGTCGAATCCTAGAAATGAACAAGTTGTAAGCAGTGATGATTGCActgaaaatgatgaagatgagTCGGGAAGTGATGAAGCTGTATACGAAACGAATGTAACCCTAGTgacaaatgaaaatatttcaaagTACGATATATATGATGTCGTTTTACCTTTACCTGgggataaaaattttttgtttcctccAAACCTGATAGAAGAATACAAATCTGTGTTGAGCAGTTTGCACTTATCATTAGATGACTTTAGGtccgaaaaaaatttcttcagtGCACCCGGCGGTTATCGAAAGGTCGTTGTAAAACCTTGTCATTTCAAGtccctttttattaaaagTGACGCAGcgggtgaaggaaaaattcccTTCATACGGAGTGATTTGTGCAGGTTGATGGAGCAGGAGGGGGCGGCGGCCAACGGGGCAACCAATTCGGTCGCCAATCCTGCGGCTATAACTCGCATACCGGAcgaaatacacacacatattaCCTTCGTCCAGAGTGACGCCTACCACGAGCATTTAATTAAGGAGGTACCCAACTATCGAACGACAGCTTCTGTCTTTTTGACATGTTCACTGCCCAAATCATCCTACATCACGGTGGCGCTCCTGGAGGTGCTGAACAGTTAG
- a CDS encoding SICAvar, type II, whose amino-acid sequence MKSIWKIPFYLSLWNIIIYLNCAKVTNSTDLKTNLRNGFGQTGNLADHGEVEGHSNLKKLHGEGFSVQGNDIRGMDSSDTHSTEHATVSLPKADIDVSGPKVDIDVPDVNIEGPDAKLKGPKMKGDVDVSLPKVEGDLKGPEVDIKGPKVDIDAPDADAKNSQVSTDSNTSGELNPGPEAAGTVGGTTGSQGATHSGNIPSALPGNIVAADEGVLGGLVSGAGGVVPGVPGENGVPGVGTPAAAAAAAAAAAVAARGLGRSEVHLELETSQSTHYGSGSDGTLSTPCKENALCKHLECILKEDGMKSKYLDSTGTLNWSTIENDVQTELGELLESISNTNEQAEKFCEQTDEENRRLNTKAKEACKHIARGLSHLYSIPENQNGKATKLFKQKMQCFLLNAYTNELFSRAQERKNPQCDIIAGIEYAFSKSKDIMENAQPQCKDVSGNSCFECKEESYDNCHIGKDKIEEEVDKLFKGKENEIKQTVEAICQEQKPQSPLAHGAHPSAAAIPGGVPDATGLVTPVPAGQPSVVPPSTSEHTSNENAAKLNILEEVNITEETKDINPKEEEELVEEEVQEDLEKEEEEESETEEGGETDSANYDDVDVEVDDDDEEEQDEIEDQEILQPITETQNSQENPTEQNNPADVGHKSLITEAMVHSAFAEEYKDNVKDKKAAEAFVNTLLDLLDGDNSTVDDAIKNLANDISQFMLK is encoded by the exons atGAAGTCCATTTGGAAGATTCCTTTTTACCTTTCCCTTTGGAACATTATAATTTACTTAAATTGTGCGAAGGTGACCAACTCAACTGATCTAAAAACGAATTTAAGAAATGGGTTTGGACAAACTGGAAATTTGGCAGATCATGGGGAGGTCGAGGGACAttcaaatttgaagaaactGCACGGGGAGGGGTTTTCTGTGCAGGGGAATGACATTCGGGGAATGGATTCCTCCGATACTCATTCCACGGAACATGCAACAG TTTCATTGCCTAAGGCGGATATAGACGTATCAGGTCCAAAGGTGGATATAGACGTTCCTGATGTTAATATAGAAGGCCCGGATGCTAAATTAAAAGGTCCTAAGATGAAGGGGGATGTGGATGTATCGTTGCCTAAAGTGGAAGGTGATCTAAAGGGTCCGGAAGTGGATATAAAAGGTCCCAAGGTGGATATAGATGCCCCCGATGCTGATGCGAAGAATTCTCAAGTTAGCACAGATTCAAATACTTCAGGAGAACTGAATCCTGGTCCTGAAGCAGCAGGAACAGTAGGGGGAACAACGGGTTCACAAGGTGCAACACATTCAGGTAATATCCCCTCGGCTTTACCAGGTAACATTGTAGCTGCAGATGAAGGGGTACTGGGTGGTTTAGTATCAGGAGCTGGTGGGGTTGTACCTGGTGTTCCAGGCGAAAATGGTGTACCAGGTGTTGGTACTCCAGCGGCTGCTGCTGCGGCTGCTGCTGCTGCAGCTGTGGCAGCAAGAGGACTTGGAAGAAGTGAAGTCCACTTAGAACTGGAAACTTCCCAAAGTACACATTATGGAAGTGGATCAGATGGTACACTAA GCACGCCATGTAAAGAAAATGCCTTATGTAAACATCTAGAATGTATATTGAAGGAAGACGGAATGAAGAGCAAATATTTGGACTCAACCGGAACTCTTAACTGG AGTACTATTGAGAATGATGTTCAGACTGAGTTGGGAGAACTTCTTGAGAGTATATCTAACACAAATGAACAGGCTGAAAAGTTCTGTGAGCAAACTGATGAGGAAAATCGTAGACTGAACACAAAAGCGAAGGAAGCATGCAAGCACATTGCTCGAGGATTGAGCCATCTATATAGTATTCCTGAGAACCAGAATGGCAAGGCTACCAAActatttaaacaaaaaatgcaatGCTTTCTCCTAAATGCATACACAAATGAACTGTTCTCAAGGGCgcaggaaaggaagaatccCCAATGCGACATAATTGCGGGAATAGAATATGCTTTTAGTAAAAGTAAAGACATCATGGAAAATGCACAACCTCAATGCAAAGATGTTAGTGGTAATAgctgttttgaatgcaaggAGGAAAGCTATGATAATTGCCACATTGGCAAAGACAAAATAGAGGAAGAAGTGGATAAATtgttcaaagggaaggaaaacgaaataaaaCAAACTGTAGAGGCCATATGTCAAGAACAAAAACCCCAATCACCTCTAGCACACGGAGCACATCCTTCAGCAGCAGCTATTCCAGGTGGTGTTCCCGATGCCACTGGTCTTGTTACCCCTGTTCCTGCTGGGCAACCTTCAGTTGTTCCACCTTCCACTAGTGAACATACTTCTAATGAAAATGCAGCAAAGCTTAACATCTTAGAGGAAGTAAATATCACTGAGGAAACTAAGGATATCAATccgaaggaggaagaagagttGGTAGAAGAGGAAGTACAGGAAGATctggagaaggaggaagaagaggaaagtgaaacggaagaagggggagaaaccGATAGCGCAAACTATGACGATGTGGACGTGGAGGTTGACGATGACGATGAGGAAGAACAGGATGAAATTGAAGACCAAGAAATTTTGCAACCGATAACAGAAACGCAGAATTCCCAAGAAAATCCAACGGAGCAAAACAACCCCGCTGATGTAGGACATAAATCTCTAATCACAGAAGCTATGGTCCATAGTGCTTTTGCCGAAGAGTACAAGGACAATGTGAAGGATAAGAAGGCAGCCGAAGCCTTCGTGAACACGTTGCTGGATTTACTTGATGGTGATAACAGCACAGTTGATGACGCCATCAAGAATTTGGCTAACGACATTTCGCAATTCATGCTCAAGTGA